In Phreatobacter stygius, a genomic segment contains:
- a CDS encoding ABC transporter ATP-binding protein: MTIHVDPDHVDPAHLDLAHTAAEPVVRVSGLVRSFGGPNILDGLDLEIAAGSFVALLGRSGSGKSTLLRTLAGLDEAPAGTVEVPDERAVVFQEPRLVPWKRVWRNVALGLRVPNIRDRALAALAEVGLSHRTEAWPLTLSGGEAQRTALARALVREPKLLLLDEPFASLDALTRLRMQGLVASLWRAHAPAVLLVTHDVDEALLLADRAVILDEGRIAADIPIRLSRPRRHGDPAFIALRSRLLAELGVDETGIGSADVEVPDTTRRPAGVGEPAQPHPAPARSASIHAPIH; encoded by the coding sequence ATGACAATTCACGTCGACCCCGACCATGTCGATCCCGCTCACCTCGATCTGGCTCACACCGCCGCCGAACCCGTGGTGCGCGTCTCCGGCCTCGTCCGCTCCTTCGGCGGCCCGAACATTCTCGACGGCCTCGATCTCGAGATAGCGGCCGGCTCGTTCGTCGCCCTGCTCGGCCGCTCCGGCTCCGGCAAGTCGACGCTGCTGCGCACGCTCGCGGGGCTCGACGAAGCGCCGGCCGGCACGGTCGAGGTGCCGGATGAGCGCGCCGTGGTATTCCAGGAGCCGCGCCTGGTTCCCTGGAAGCGGGTCTGGCGCAATGTCGCCCTTGGCCTGCGCGTGCCGAACATCCGGGACCGGGCGCTGGCAGCCCTGGCCGAGGTTGGTCTGTCGCACCGCACCGAGGCCTGGCCGCTGACCTTGTCGGGCGGCGAGGCGCAACGCACGGCGCTCGCCCGCGCACTGGTCCGCGAGCCGAAACTGCTGCTGCTCGACGAACCCTTCGCCTCCCTCGATGCGCTGACGCGGCTGCGCATGCAGGGCCTCGTCGCGTCGTTGTGGCGAGCCCATGCGCCAGCGGTGCTGCTGGTCACCCATGACGTCGACGAGGCGCTGCTGCTCGCCGATCGCGCGGTGATCCTGGACGAAGGGCGGATCGCCGCCGACATCCCGATCCGTCTCTCCCGCCCGCGCCGCCACGGTGACCCGGCCTTCATTGCCCTGCGCTCGCGCCTGCTCGCCGAACTGGGGGTCGACGAGACCGGGATCGGCTCCGCCGATGTCGAGGTTCCGGACACCACCCGTCGCCCGGCGGGCGTCGGGGAACCGGCCCAACCTCATCCGGCGCCCGCCCGGTCGGCGTCGATCCACGCGCCGATCCATTGA
- a CDS encoding amino acid ABC transporter substrate-binding protein: MRYFKLIGAIFAFGVTAVAPAEAGATLDAIRQRGVLRCGVQAPSNPGFGVPDSQGKWQGFNVEICRAFAVAILNDPDKVEFTPVTSQSRFPALSSGEVDVLSSNTTWTLSRDTNINRFNFPAVVFYDGNAMMVPKRLNVTSAAQLDGATVCVQPGSTTELNLSDFFRRSNMKYTPVVIADIDETRRSYDSGRCDVFVSDFSQLAAQRSILAKPADHLILPERISKEPLGPAVRQGDEELTNIVAWTVFGLIEAEELGITKANVDAMAASTDPRIRRFLGVEGNLGEAVGTAKLDYMRTIIRQFGNYAEIYDRHLGPQTPLGLERGQNRLWNQGGLLYAPPQR; the protein is encoded by the coding sequence ATGCGCTATTTCAAGCTGATCGGGGCGATTTTTGCGTTTGGCGTCACGGCGGTCGCGCCGGCGGAGGCGGGGGCCACCCTCGATGCCATCCGTCAACGCGGGGTTCTGCGCTGCGGCGTCCAGGCGCCGTCCAATCCGGGTTTCGGAGTGCCGGATTCGCAAGGCAAGTGGCAAGGCTTCAACGTCGAGATCTGCCGCGCCTTCGCCGTGGCGATCCTCAACGATCCCGACAAGGTCGAATTCACGCCGGTGACCTCGCAGAGCCGCTTCCCGGCCTTGTCGTCGGGCGAGGTCGACGTGCTGTCGAGCAACACCACATGGACGCTGTCGCGCGACACCAATATCAACCGCTTCAATTTTCCGGCCGTGGTCTTCTATGACGGCAACGCCATGATGGTGCCGAAGCGGTTGAACGTGACCAGCGCTGCGCAGCTCGACGGCGCAACCGTCTGCGTCCAGCCGGGCTCGACCACCGAGCTGAACCTCTCCGACTTCTTCCGCCGCAGCAACATGAAATACACGCCGGTGGTGATCGCCGACATCGACGAGACCCGCCGCTCCTATGACAGCGGCCGCTGCGATGTTTTCGTCAGCGACTTCTCCCAGCTCGCCGCGCAGCGGAGCATCCTGGCCAAGCCGGCCGATCACCTGATCCTGCCCGAGCGGATCTCGAAGGAGCCGCTCGGACCCGCGGTCCGCCAGGGCGACGAAGAACTGACCAATATAGTCGCCTGGACGGTGTTCGGCCTGATCGAGGCGGAAGAGCTCGGCATTACCAAGGCCAATGTCGATGCGATGGCCGCCAGCACCGACCCGCGCATCCGGCGTTTTCTCGGTGTCGAAGGCAATCTCGGCGAGGCGGTCGGCACGGCGAAACTGGATTACATGCGCACCATCATTCGCCAGTTCGGCAATTATGCCGAGATCTATGATCGCCATCTCGGGCCGCAAACGCCGCTTGGCCTCGAGCGCGGGCAGAACCGGCTGTGGAACCAGGGCGGGCTGCTTTACGCACCGCCGCAGCGCTGA
- a CDS encoding N-formylglutamate amidohydrolase yields the protein MSDAQIRDFDPAFEALEPDVLVAPVVFNSPHSGRVYPARFLQQVRLDLPTLRRSEDTDVDALFEGVVERGMPLLRAHFPRSMVDVNREPYELDPRMFDGRLPTFANTRSMRVAGGLGTVPRVVGEAQEIYARRLPIEEAMVRIDTIYKPYHRTLRRIIAGAHRAFGEALLVDCHSMPSLAPAREDRPRADIVIGDRYGTSCSPVVSDVIETVLRGRGYNVVRNKPYAGGFITEHYGQPQSGTHAVQIEINRAIYMDERSYRRSASFEALRLDLMALADGLMRLPLDRPGDWRIAAE from the coding sequence ATGAGCGACGCCCAGATCCGCGATTTCGACCCGGCGTTCGAAGCGCTCGAGCCGGATGTTCTGGTCGCTCCGGTGGTGTTCAACTCGCCGCATTCCGGCCGTGTCTATCCGGCGCGCTTCCTGCAGCAGGTCCGGCTCGACCTGCCGACGCTCCGGCGCTCCGAGGATACCGATGTCGACGCCCTGTTCGAGGGCGTGGTCGAGCGCGGCATGCCGCTGCTCCGGGCGCATTTCCCGCGCTCGATGGTCGACGTCAACCGCGAGCCCTACGAACTCGATCCGCGCATGTTCGACGGACGCCTGCCGACCTTCGCCAATACCCGTTCGATGCGGGTGGCGGGCGGACTTGGAACCGTGCCGCGGGTGGTTGGCGAGGCCCAGGAGATCTATGCCCGCCGGCTGCCGATCGAAGAGGCGATGGTGCGCATCGACACGATCTACAAGCCCTATCACCGCACCCTGAGGCGAATCATCGCCGGAGCGCACAGGGCCTTCGGCGAGGCCCTGCTGGTCGATTGCCATTCCATGCCGTCGCTGGCGCCGGCGCGCGAGGACCGCCCGCGTGCCGATATCGTCATCGGCGACCGCTACGGCACCAGCTGTTCACCTGTGGTGAGCGACGTCATCGAGACCGTGCTGCGCGGCCGCGGCTACAATGTCGTGCGCAACAAGCCCTATGCCGGCGGCTTCATCACCGAACATTACGGCCAGCCGCAGAGCGGCACCCATGCCGTGCAGATCGAGATCAATCGCGCGATCTACATGGACGAGCGCAGCTATCGCCGAAGCGCCAGTTTCGAAGCCCTGCGGCTCGACCTGATGGCGCTCGCCGACGGCCTGATGCGCCTGCCGCTCGATCGCCCCGGCGACTGGCGCATCGCGGCGGAGTAG
- a CDS encoding ABC transporter permease subunit codes for MTLAVTTSPGERPSLLAALARYRRFATPLALVSLWQIASSLGFIPTRSVPSPALILVTFWGLIQSGELFEHLLISLGRVSAGLAIGVSLGTVLALVAGLSRQGEDAVDATLQMVRTLPHLALVPLFILWFGIGETPKIALVALGTLFPIYLNLFSGIRGVDTKVVEAVGALGLTRLELIRHVILPGALPSFLVGLRYSLGVGWLSLVVGEQINATSGIGYLAMSARDFLRTDIIFVALIVYAMLGLATDQIVRSVERAVLVWRPSFVKE; via the coding sequence ATGACATTGGCGGTGACGACATCTCCGGGTGAGCGCCCATCGCTGCTGGCGGCGCTTGCGCGGTATCGCCGCTTCGCCACGCCGCTGGCGCTCGTCAGTCTCTGGCAGATCGCCTCCTCGCTCGGCTTCATCCCGACCCGCTCGGTGCCGTCGCCGGCGCTGATCCTGGTGACCTTCTGGGGCCTCATCCAGTCGGGCGAGCTGTTCGAGCATCTCTTGATCTCGCTCGGCCGCGTCTCGGCGGGCCTTGCCATCGGCGTGTCGCTCGGCACGGTCCTGGCGCTGGTCGCCGGGCTGTCGAGACAGGGCGAGGATGCGGTCGACGCCACGCTGCAAATGGTCAGGACCTTGCCACATCTGGCCCTGGTGCCGCTGTTCATCCTGTGGTTCGGCATTGGCGAGACGCCCAAGATTGCCCTGGTCGCGCTCGGCACCCTGTTCCCGATCTATCTCAACCTGTTTTCCGGCATCCGTGGCGTCGATACCAAGGTGGTCGAGGCGGTCGGCGCGCTGGGCCTGACGCGGCTGGAACTGATCCGCCACGTCATCCTGCCCGGCGCCCTGCCTTCCTTCCTGGTCGGCCTGCGCTATTCGCTCGGCGTCGGCTGGCTCAGCCTGGTCGTCGGCGAGCAGATCAATGCCACCAGCGGCATCGGCTATCTCGCCATGTCGGCCCGCGACTTCCTGCGCACCGACATCATCTTCGTCGCCCTCATCGTCTACGCCATGCTCGGTCTCGCGACCGACCAGATCGTCCGTTCCGTCGAGCGGGCGGTGCTCGTCTGGCGCCCCAGCTTCGTCAAGGAATGA
- a CDS encoding alpha/beta fold hydrolase: MPVVSTNQIELAYDEVGDQGAPAILLVMGLGTQMTAWSEEFCRSLAGRGFRVLRFDNRDVGLSSKIETAKPVAIAAAFASLMTGKPVEAPYTLDDMAADTVGLMDGLGLRQVHLVGASMGGMIAQIIAAKHADRVSSLTSIMSSSGAPGLPQAKPEAISALLAPRPASEDREQAIDHGVKVYRVIGSPGFPTSDADLRVRIGRAVDRSYYPAGVGRQFVAVLAGGSRVELLKRIVAPTLVIHGADDPLVPVEAGIDTARHIPDAALKVIPGMGHDLAAGLVPILVDAIAAHCQAVAHVR, encoded by the coding sequence ATGCCTGTCGTATCGACCAACCAGATCGAGCTCGCTTATGACGAAGTGGGCGACCAGGGCGCGCCGGCGATCCTGCTCGTCATGGGGCTCGGAACCCAGATGACCGCCTGGTCGGAGGAGTTCTGCCGGTCGCTGGCCGGTCGTGGCTTTCGTGTCCTGCGCTTCGACAACCGCGACGTCGGCCTGTCGTCGAAGATCGAGACGGCCAAGCCGGTTGCGATCGCCGCGGCCTTTGCCAGCCTGATGACCGGCAAGCCGGTCGAGGCGCCCTATACGCTCGACGACATGGCCGCCGACACGGTCGGGTTGATGGATGGGCTGGGCCTTCGCCAGGTTCACCTGGTCGGCGCCTCGATGGGCGGCATGATCGCGCAGATCATTGCCGCCAAACATGCCGACCGCGTGTCGAGCCTCACCTCCATCATGTCGTCCAGCGGGGCTCCCGGCTTGCCTCAGGCCAAGCCCGAGGCGATCTCGGCCTTGCTGGCGCCGCGCCCGGCGAGCGAAGATCGCGAGCAGGCGATCGACCATGGCGTGAAGGTCTACCGCGTCATCGGCAGCCCGGGGTTTCCGACATCCGACGCGGACCTGCGGGTCAGGATCGGCAGGGCGGTCGATCGTTCCTATTATCCAGCCGGCGTCGGCCGCCAGTTTGTCGCGGTTCTGGCCGGCGGCAGCCGGGTCGAACTGTTGAAGCGGATCGTGGCGCCGACACTTGTCATCCACGGTGCCGACGATCCGCTGGTGCCGGTCGAGGCGGGCATCGACACCGCGCGGCATATCCCGGACGCGGCGTTGAAAGTCATCCCAGGCATGGGCCATGATCTGGCGGCCGGCCTGGTGCCGATCCTTGTCGATGCCATTGCGGCGCACTGTCAGGCCGTCGCGCATGTGAGATGA
- a CDS encoding FAD-dependent oxidoreductase: MATTPNREAPPDTFERDADVLVIGGGMAGAWAAAAAAAEGAAVVLVDKGYCGTSGVTAAAGPGHWWAPPDPPQARETAIRNRQAIAFGLGDPAWMYAVLDQTWRTLPTLGQHYRFPIDDRGQVNYRAVRGPEYMRALRALIEERGVTVLDHSPALELLARPDGTIGGAQGLQRQQANRPWRVRAGAVVLAAGGTSFLSHLLGARTNTGDGYLMAAEAGAELSGMEFTAAYTIAPERSTMTRTMSYAFATYYDADGREIDAPFGPDQTERIARALLAGPVTCSLHRLPADIQARLPTISPNVMLPFDRWGIDPYRQRFAVTLHTDGTIRGIGGVKVADRDCATTVPGLFVAGDNASRELVAGASSGGGNVNSAWALSSGTWAGRGAVAFARRAGGSATARLKPLGRAGLHPVASQGPVDVAALRAAVRSEMQPYDKNLFRSGDRLIRSRQALDAAWRLIADHAGGHDTNPLAARETAALIATARWSVTAALARDESRGMHRREDRPGLNPALGRRLLVSGFDDVWIRPDEALPGPGLHARELVA; the protein is encoded by the coding sequence ATGGCCACGACGCCGAACCGCGAGGCCCCGCCGGACACGTTCGAGCGTGATGCCGACGTGCTGGTGATCGGTGGCGGCATGGCAGGAGCATGGGCGGCCGCTGCGGCGGCTGCCGAGGGCGCCGCTGTGGTACTGGTCGACAAGGGCTATTGCGGCACCAGCGGTGTCACCGCCGCCGCCGGGCCCGGTCATTGGTGGGCGCCGCCGGATCCGCCGCAGGCACGCGAGACCGCGATCCGCAATCGCCAGGCCATCGCCTTCGGCCTCGGCGATCCCGCCTGGATGTATGCCGTCCTCGACCAGACCTGGCGGACGTTGCCGACGCTCGGCCAGCATTACCGCTTTCCGATCGACGACCGCGGCCAGGTGAATTACCGCGCGGTGCGCGGCCCCGAATATATGCGCGCGCTCAGGGCCCTGATCGAAGAACGCGGCGTCACCGTGCTCGACCACAGCCCGGCGCTCGAATTGCTGGCGCGGCCCGACGGCACCATCGGGGGAGCGCAAGGGTTGCAGCGCCAGCAGGCGAACCGGCCCTGGCGCGTCCGGGCGGGAGCGGTGGTGCTCGCCGCCGGTGGCACCAGCTTCCTGTCGCATCTGCTCGGCGCGCGCACCAATACCGGCGACGGCTATCTCATGGCGGCGGAGGCCGGCGCCGAGCTGTCCGGCATGGAGTTCACCGCGGCCTATACGATCGCGCCGGAGCGCTCGACCATGACGCGCACCATGTCTTATGCCTTCGCGACCTATTACGACGCCGACGGCCGCGAGATCGACGCGCCGTTCGGGCCGGACCAGACCGAACGCATCGCGCGTGCCCTGTTGGCCGGTCCGGTCACTTGCTCGCTGCATCGCCTGCCGGCCGATATCCAGGCGCGGCTGCCGACCATCTCGCCCAATGTCATGCTGCCGTTCGACCGCTGGGGCATCGATCCCTACCGGCAGCGCTTTGCGGTGACGCTGCACACCGACGGAACGATCCGCGGCATTGGCGGGGTCAAGGTGGCGGACCGGGACTGCGCCACCACGGTGCCCGGCCTGTTCGTCGCCGGCGACAATGCCAGCCGCGAACTGGTGGCCGGCGCGAGCTCGGGCGGCGGCAATGTCAATTCGGCCTGGGCATTGTCCTCGGGCACCTGGGCCGGGCGCGGCGCGGTCGCCTTCGCGCGACGGGCGGGTGGCTCGGCGACGGCCCGGCTGAAGCCGCTCGGCCGCGCCGGCCTGCATCCGGTGGCATCGCAAGGTCCCGTCGATGTTGCGGCGCTGCGCGCCGCGGTCCGGTCCGAAATGCAGCCTTATGACAAGAACCTGTTCCGTTCCGGCGACCGCCTCATCCGGTCGCGCCAGGCGCTGGATGCCGCCTGGCGCCTCATCGCCGATCACGCCGGCGGCCATGACACGAACCCACTCGCCGCGCGTGAGACCGCCGCACTCATCGCCACGGCCCGCTGGTCGGTGACCGCGGCGTTGGCCCGCGACGAAAGCCGCGGCATGCACCGGCGCGAGGATCGGCCCGGGCTCAACCCGGCGCTCGGTCGTCGGCTGCTGGTCAGTGGCTTCGATGATGTCTGGATCCGGCCGGACGAGGCTTTGCCCGGGCCGGGCCTCCACGCCAGGGAGCTGGTGGCGTGA
- a CDS encoding 4Fe-4S dicluster domain-containing protein, translated as MIELVIAERCTACNACVAVCPTNVFDAVAAGPPVIARQADCQTCFMCELYCRADALYVAPDCERPTPSDPAAIVASGLLGQYRRDSGWDEWAERYPNEQWLMETVFRRAAEAAKAPPSL; from the coding sequence GTGATCGAGCTCGTCATCGCCGAGCGCTGCACTGCCTGCAATGCCTGCGTTGCGGTCTGCCCGACCAATGTCTTCGACGCGGTGGCCGCCGGCCCGCCGGTCATCGCGCGGCAGGCCGATTGCCAGACCTGTTTCATGTGCGAGCTCTATTGCCGTGCCGATGCGCTCTATGTCGCGCCGGATTGTGAGAGGCCGACGCCGTCCGACCCGGCCGCCATCGTCGCCTCCGGCCTGCTCGGGCAATATCGGCGCGATTCCGGCTGGGACGAGTGGGCGGAGCGCTATCCGAACGAGCAATGGCTGATGGAGACGGTGTTCCGCCGGGCCGCCGAAGCGGCGAAGGCGCCGCCGAGCCTTTAG
- a CDS encoding amino acid ABC transporter permease has protein sequence MEPGRAALRTAAALSRAGTGGKLIERLPAGSSLSSPAVGLLMRGRSVLHFVINDARWRAVALQAVLVVVLLAIVTAAVVNMNDNMARGGVRFGFAWLGRPAGVAIGESAIPYSPGDSYGYALLVGLMNTLRVAVIGCLAATIIGTLLGIGRLSSNPLLSRYAGITIDIFRNTPVVLQLVLWHAIILSLPVVRQALNPLEGVYLSQRGINLPMPVADARLAPALIGLAMVLIASALALRWARWRQARTGEQIRIWPWILLAATLVPVGLAVASGATIGIERPQLRGFNITGGVALSPEFAAILIGLTAYTSAFIAEIVRSGIQAIGPGQWDAGKALGLGKAQIMRLIIVPQTLRVIIPPTTNQYLSLTKNSSLGVVIGYPELVSLSNTTINQTGQAIEVILIMMAVYLILSLAIAGLMGVLNRRVALVER, from the coding sequence GTGGAACCAGGGCGGGCTGCTTTACGCACCGCCGCAGCGCTGAGCCGGGCTGGCACCGGCGGCAAGCTGATCGAGCGCTTGCCGGCCGGTTCCTCTCTATCCTCTCCGGCGGTCGGTTTGCTGATGCGTGGACGTTCGGTTCTGCATTTCGTCATCAATGACGCGAGATGGCGCGCGGTCGCTCTCCAGGCCGTGCTCGTCGTGGTCTTGCTGGCGATCGTCACCGCGGCCGTCGTCAACATGAACGACAACATGGCGCGCGGCGGCGTGCGCTTCGGTTTTGCCTGGCTCGGCCGGCCCGCAGGGGTCGCGATCGGCGAGAGCGCGATCCCCTATTCCCCCGGCGATTCCTACGGTTATGCCCTGCTCGTCGGCCTGATGAACACCCTGCGGGTCGCCGTCATCGGGTGTCTTGCCGCGACCATTATCGGCACTCTGCTCGGCATCGGCAGGTTGTCGTCGAACCCGCTCTTGAGCCGCTACGCCGGGATCACGATCGACATCTTTCGCAACACGCCGGTCGTGCTCCAACTGGTTCTGTGGCACGCGATCATCCTGTCGCTGCCGGTGGTCCGCCAGGCGCTCAACCCGCTTGAGGGTGTCTATCTGTCGCAGCGCGGCATCAATCTGCCGATGCCGGTGGCCGACGCCAGGCTGGCGCCGGCGCTGATCGGCCTCGCCATGGTTCTCATCGCCTCCGCCCTGGCCTTGCGCTGGGCACGGTGGCGCCAGGCCAGAACCGGCGAGCAGATCCGCATCTGGCCCTGGATTCTGCTGGCGGCGACCCTGGTGCCGGTGGGCCTGGCAGTCGCCAGCGGCGCGACGATCGGGATCGAGCGCCCGCAATTGCGCGGCTTCAACATCACCGGCGGCGTGGCGCTGTCGCCGGAATTCGCGGCGATCCTGATCGGATTGACCGCCTATACCTCGGCCTTCATAGCCGAGATCGTCCGCAGCGGCATTCAGGCCATTGGCCCGGGCCAATGGGACGCCGGCAAGGCGCTTGGTCTCGGCAAGGCGCAGATCATGCGGCTGATCATCGTGCCGCAGACGCTGCGCGTGATCATTCCGCCAACCACCAATCAATATCTCAGCCTGACCAAGAACAGCTCGCTCGGCGTGGTCATCGGTTATCCCGAACTGGTGTCGCTCTCCAACACGACGATCAACCAGACCGGCCAGGCGATCGAGGTCATCCTCATCATGATGGCGGTCTATCTGATCCTCAGCCTGGCGATCGCGGGCCTGATGGGCGTCCTCAACCGGCGCGTCGCGCTGGTGGAGCGCTGA
- a CDS encoding amino acid ABC transporter permease: MASPQDMAVAGPSAGSRGRLQVLMKTYFGTPLNVVITLLCVGLLVLVVPPLLRWAILDAVWLGTANDCRTAAGACWSFIREKFFFTIFGLYPYEQRWRPALVLVLVALTFAAAMTPRLWSRATLVACILSAAVMFAIMIGGFAGLPYVPTRQWGGLVVTFFIVIFGLTSGYPLAIALALGRRSKMPLYRVLATGFIEIVRSVPLITVLFMSAIMLPLFLPSDVSIDRLFRVFVAYAIFSAAFLAEAIRGGLQAIPQGQYEAADALGLTYWRKMRLIILPQALKITIPPQVNTLIGLFKDTTLVVVVGILDFFTTIRAALGDPNWLGFSKEAYVFAALVYFCLCTILSRYSQFLERRLSPERRR, translated from the coding sequence ATGGCGAGCCCGCAGGACATGGCCGTGGCAGGGCCCTCCGCCGGCTCGCGCGGACGGCTCCAGGTTCTGATGAAGACCTATTTCGGCACGCCGCTCAATGTCGTGATCACGCTCCTTTGTGTCGGATTGCTCGTTCTTGTCGTGCCGCCCCTGCTGCGCTGGGCGATCCTCGACGCGGTCTGGCTCGGCACTGCCAATGATTGCCGCACGGCGGCGGGCGCCTGCTGGTCTTTCATCCGCGAGAAATTCTTCTTCACGATCTTCGGCCTCTATCCCTACGAACAACGCTGGCGGCCGGCGCTGGTGCTGGTTCTCGTCGCCCTGACATTTGCTGCCGCCATGACGCCCAGGCTCTGGTCGCGCGCCACGCTTGTCGCCTGCATCCTGTCCGCCGCGGTCATGTTCGCCATCATGATCGGCGGTTTCGCCGGCCTCCCCTATGTCCCGACGCGGCAATGGGGCGGCCTCGTCGTCACCTTTTTCATCGTCATCTTCGGATTGACGTCCGGCTATCCCCTGGCGATCGCGCTGGCGCTCGGCCGCCGGTCCAAGATGCCGCTCTACCGCGTGCTGGCGACCGGCTTCATCGAGATCGTCCGCAGCGTGCCGCTGATCACCGTGCTGTTCATGTCGGCGATCATGCTGCCGCTGTTCCTGCCGAGCGATGTCAGCATTGACCGGTTGTTCCGCGTCTTCGTCGCCTACGCCATCTTCTCGGCCGCCTTCCTGGCCGAAGCCATTCGTGGCGGCCTGCAGGCGATCCCGCAGGGCCAATATGAGGCGGCCGACGCACTCGGCCTGACCTATTGGCGCAAGATGCGCCTGATCATCCTGCCGCAGGCGCTGAAGATCACCATTCCGCCCCAGGTCAACACCCTGATCGGCCTGTTCAAGGACACGACGCTGGTCGTGGTGGTCGGCATTCTCGACTTCTTCACCACCATTCGCGCCGCGCTCGGCGATCCCAACTGGCTCGGCTTTTCCAAAGAGGCCTATGTCTTCGCAGCGCTGGTCTATTTCTGCCTGTGCACGATCCTGTCGCGCTACAGCCAGTTCCTCGAGCGCAGGCTTTCGCCGGAACGGCGGCGATAG
- the cpdR gene encoding cell cycle two-component system response regulator CpdR translates to MGKILLAEDDNDMRRFLVKALHNAGYDVASFDNGLSAYHRLREEPFELLLTDIVMPEMDGIELARRATELDPDIKVMFITGFAAVALQPDSQAPKDAKILSKPFHLRDLVNEVEKMLQQAA, encoded by the coding sequence ATGGGCAAAATTCTGCTGGCCGAAGACGACAACGACATGCGCCGGTTCCTGGTGAAAGCGCTCCACAATGCCGGTTACGACGTGGCCTCCTTCGACAACGGGCTGTCGGCTTATCACCGGCTGCGCGAGGAGCCGTTCGAACTGCTCCTGACCGACATCGTCATGCCGGAAATGGACGGCATCGAGCTGGCCCGCCGCGCCACCGAACTCGATCCGGACATCAAGGTGATGTTCATCACCGGCTTCGCTGCGGTGGCCTTGCAGCCCGACTCGCAGGCGCCGAAGGATGCCAAGATCCTGTCCAAACCCTTCCACCTGCGCGATCTCGTCAACGAGGTCGAAAAAATGCTGCAGCAGGCGGCATAA
- a CDS encoding ABC transporter substrate-binding protein, producing MSKQDMPSRALDVDPAGRPPAPSRRSLLAGGAALGATFLAAPALVRAQPAVLLRLGDQKGGVEALLKASGQLADLPFRVEINQFVAAAPLLEALNAGAVDVAWAGDAPTTFALANGTPAKIVAAHRTTGAATALLVKPGSPIRSVADLKGKTIGTSRGSIGQALVLSALKANGLPFNTVKFAFLLPAEAKTALESGAVDAWSTWGVFIAQGRVVDNYRVVVDGSNGILSGLSYLNALDSAIRDKRAAVAEIVRRVAIARHWANRHVDDYARFWAGLVGVSFEVAKFSFETAPSTPERIDDKVVADQQATADLYTTAGLVQRKLDVRQFFDTSFNGSVVV from the coding sequence ATGAGCAAGCAGGACATGCCGAGCCGGGCCCTTGATGTCGATCCGGCCGGCCGCCCGCCGGCGCCCTCGCGCCGGTCGCTGCTGGCAGGCGGGGCGGCGCTCGGCGCCACGTTCCTGGCCGCGCCGGCGCTGGTCCGGGCGCAGCCGGCCGTGCTGCTCCGGCTCGGCGACCAGAAGGGTGGGGTCGAAGCCTTGCTCAAGGCCTCCGGCCAACTCGCCGACCTGCCGTTCCGGGTCGAGATCAACCAGTTCGTCGCGGCCGCGCCGCTGCTCGAAGCCTTGAATGCCGGCGCCGTCGACGTCGCCTGGGCCGGCGACGCACCGACCACCTTCGCGCTCGCCAATGGCACGCCGGCGAAGATTGTCGCAGCCCATCGGACCACCGGCGCGGCGACCGCCCTGCTGGTCAAACCGGGTTCGCCGATCCGGAGCGTCGCCGACCTCAAAGGCAAGACCATCGGCACCAGCCGCGGCTCGATCGGCCAGGCCCTGGTGCTGTCGGCGCTGAAGGCCAATGGCCTGCCGTTCAATACGGTGAAATTCGCCTTTCTGCTGCCGGCCGAAGCCAAGACGGCGCTCGAGTCGGGCGCGGTCGACGCTTGGTCGACCTGGGGCGTGTTCATTGCCCAGGGCCGGGTCGTCGACAATTACCGGGTGGTGGTCGACGGCTCGAACGGCATCCTGAGCGGGCTCAGCTACCTCAATGCACTCGACAGCGCGATCAGGGACAAGCGCGCCGCGGTGGCCGAGATCGTTCGCCGGGTCGCCATCGCCAGGCATTGGGCGAACCGCCATGTCGACGACTATGCGCGGTTCTGGGCTGGTCTCGTCGGCGTCTCCTTCGAGGTCGCCAAGTTCTCCTTCGAGACGGCGCCGAGCACGCCGGAACGGATCGACGACAAGGTCGTCGCCGACCAGCAGGCGACCGCCGACCTCTACACCACGGCCGGGCTGGTGCAGCGCAAGCTCGACGTCAGGCAGTTCTTCGACACCTCGTTCAACGGCTCGGTCGTCGTTTGA